One genomic region from Halorussus rarus encodes:
- the htpX gene encoding zinc metalloprotease HtpX, translated as MKWKADWGLRGRMALTMFLLFALYIVFIGVLSQFASLFAIVLIMGSFSLAQFFFSDKITLWSMGAKKVSEEEYPDLHRTVGRLSQQADLPKPTVAVSDSRVPNAFATGRSQKSAAVCVTTGLLKTLDDDELEGVLAHELAHVKNRDVMVMTIASFLSTIAFLVVRWGWWFGGGDDDSPQVWVAILASLVVWILSFLLIRTLSRYREYAADRGGATITGKPAALASALMTIDSGMSKVPKEDFREQSEMNAFFIIPLKSDFIGKIFSTHPSTEARVERLRELERQM; from the coding sequence ATGAAGTGGAAGGCAGACTGGGGACTTCGCGGCCGCATGGCCCTGACGATGTTCCTGCTGTTCGCGCTGTACATCGTCTTCATCGGCGTGCTCTCCCAGTTCGCGAGTCTGTTTGCGATAGTCCTGATCATGGGGAGTTTCTCGCTCGCCCAGTTCTTCTTCAGCGACAAGATCACGCTGTGGAGCATGGGCGCCAAGAAGGTCAGCGAGGAGGAGTACCCCGACCTCCACCGGACGGTCGGCCGGCTGAGCCAGCAGGCCGACCTGCCCAAGCCCACGGTCGCGGTCTCGGACAGCCGGGTCCCGAACGCCTTCGCGACCGGGCGCTCGCAGAAGAGCGCGGCGGTCTGCGTGACGACCGGCCTGCTGAAGACCCTCGACGACGACGAGCTGGAGGGCGTGCTCGCCCACGAGCTCGCCCACGTCAAGAACCGCGACGTGATGGTGATGACCATCGCGTCGTTCCTCTCGACCATCGCGTTCCTGGTGGTCCGGTGGGGCTGGTGGTTCGGCGGCGGCGACGACGACAGCCCGCAGGTCTGGGTCGCCATCCTGGCCTCGCTCGTGGTGTGGATTCTCAGCTTCCTGCTCATCCGGACGCTCTCGCGCTACCGCGAGTACGCGGCCGACCGGGGCGGCGCGACCATCACCGGCAAGCCCGCCGCGCTCGCGTCGGCGCTGATGACCATCGACAGCGGCATGAGCAAGGTCCCGAAGGAGGACTTCCGCGAGCAGTCGGAGATGAACGCGTTCTTCATCATCCCGCTCAAGTCCGACTTCATCGGGAAGATATTCAGCACCCACCCCAGTACCGAGGCCCGCGTCGAGCGCCTCCGCGAACTCGAACGCCAGATGTAG
- the pspAB gene encoding PspA-associated protein PspAB: MGLFDGLREVLGIRAEADATRKADPEDLFGMSTAYVTMEAELGYESVGEAALCFSEVDSADFSDAVEEVHEILEVGAEETGTETEARTDDYGYSWVVLDDPDFEDLVTSLNFAADTLMERGYGSRLLAALFAFEKDNQYAYWVYSFRRGAYYPLVPKGTSDRDSSAEFKLESNLDGELDIEENKEYWYALLPSTAGRHPWE, encoded by the coding sequence ATGGGACTGTTCGACGGACTGCGGGAAGTGCTGGGCATCCGCGCGGAGGCCGACGCCACCCGGAAGGCCGACCCCGAAGACCTGTTCGGGATGAGCACGGCCTACGTCACGATGGAGGCCGAACTGGGCTACGAGTCGGTCGGCGAGGCCGCGCTCTGCTTCTCGGAGGTCGACAGCGCCGACTTCTCGGACGCGGTCGAGGAGGTCCACGAGATACTGGAGGTCGGGGCCGAGGAGACCGGCACCGAGACCGAGGCCCGCACCGACGACTACGGCTACTCGTGGGTCGTCCTCGACGATCCGGACTTCGAGGACCTCGTCACCAGCCTCAACTTCGCCGCCGACACGCTGATGGAGCGGGGATACGGCTCGCGGCTCCTGGCCGCCCTCTTCGCCTTCGAGAAGGACAATCAGTACGCCTACTGGGTGTACTCGTTCCGGCGGGGCGCGTACTACCCCCTCGTGCCGAAGGGGACCAGCGACCGCGACTCCAGCGCCGAGTTCAAGCTCGAGAGCAACCTCGACGGCGAGCTCGACATCGAGGAGAACAAGGAGTACTGGTACGCGCTCCTCCCGAGTACGGCAGGCCGCCACCCCTGGGAGTGA
- a CDS encoding helix-turn-helix domain-containing protein — translation MREARVTIRDPEFDAMGIAGLVSLCREAGLRGVEELACRGTGAVVQVEVATPLDEARLSSLDCVDRWERVADLADAHLYVVAFTAPRLPERLADATADLVGTCDPAVDERGATLSLVGPQEAIADAVDGYETAGVSPGLERLGAYEGGDRPLDALTDRQTETLRTAYDMGYYEVPREATTEEVAAAVGVDSSTVAEHLQRAERNLLGHHL, via the coding sequence ATGCGCGAAGCCCGCGTGACGATACGCGACCCGGAGTTCGACGCGATGGGTATCGCGGGGCTCGTGTCGCTGTGTCGGGAGGCGGGGCTCCGGGGCGTCGAGGAACTCGCGTGTCGGGGGACCGGCGCCGTGGTCCAGGTCGAGGTGGCGACGCCGCTCGACGAGGCGCGACTCTCGTCGCTCGACTGCGTCGACCGGTGGGAGCGCGTCGCCGACCTCGCTGACGCCCACCTCTACGTCGTCGCGTTCACCGCACCGCGACTCCCCGAGCGCCTCGCGGACGCGACCGCCGACCTGGTCGGCACCTGCGATCCGGCGGTCGACGAGCGCGGCGCCACCCTGTCGCTGGTGGGACCGCAGGAGGCCATCGCCGACGCCGTCGACGGGTACGAGACCGCCGGCGTGTCGCCGGGCCTCGAACGGCTCGGCGCGTACGAGGGCGGCGACCGGCCGCTGGACGCGCTGACCGACCGCCAGACCGAGACGCTCCGGACCGCCTACGACATGGGGTACTACGAGGTGCCCCGCGAGGCGACGACCGAGGAGGTCGCGGCCGCCGTCGGCGTCGACTCGTCGACGGTCGCCGAGCACCTGCAGCGCGCCGAGCGGAATCTGCTGGGTCACCACCTCTGA
- a CDS encoding ABC transporter ATP-binding protein, with protein MTAIETDDLTKRFDGDVVAVDGLDLRVPEGEVFGFLGPNGAGKSTTIDVLLDYVRPTAGSATVLGMDAQAESEALRERVGVLPEGFGLYDRLSGRRHLEFATEWKDAADDPDAVLDRVGLDADDAGRPVGDYSKGMARRLALGMALVGDPDLLVLDEPAAGLDPHGVRRMRELVREEAAAGTTVFFSSHVLGQVEAVCDRVGILHDGELVAVDTVEGLRRTVGAGSELHLRVSGGVDVDVTDVAGVESTESAGGILRVECSDSRAKARVVARLANAGVDVLDVDSEEPSLEDVFTAYTTDDAPEADGRDAVAVEGVSA; from the coding sequence ATGACCGCTATCGAAACCGACGACCTCACGAAGCGCTTCGACGGAGACGTCGTGGCCGTCGACGGCCTCGACCTGCGGGTCCCGGAGGGCGAGGTGTTCGGCTTCCTCGGCCCGAACGGCGCCGGCAAGTCCACGACCATCGACGTGCTGCTGGACTACGTCCGCCCCACCGCGGGGAGCGCGACGGTCCTGGGGATGGACGCGCAGGCGGAGTCGGAGGCGCTCCGGGAGCGCGTCGGCGTCCTCCCGGAGGGGTTCGGCCTCTACGACCGGCTGTCGGGACGCCGCCACCTCGAGTTCGCGACCGAGTGGAAAGACGCCGCCGACGACCCCGACGCGGTGCTGGACCGGGTCGGGCTGGACGCCGACGACGCCGGTCGACCGGTCGGCGACTACTCGAAGGGGATGGCCCGGCGGCTCGCGCTCGGGATGGCGCTGGTCGGCGACCCCGACCTCCTCGTGCTCGACGAACCCGCCGCGGGGCTCGACCCGCACGGCGTCCGCCGGATGCGCGAACTCGTCCGGGAGGAGGCCGCGGCCGGGACGACGGTGTTCTTCTCCAGCCACGTCCTCGGGCAGGTCGAGGCGGTCTGCGATCGCGTCGGCATCCTCCACGACGGCGAACTGGTGGCCGTCGACACCGTCGAGGGGCTGCGTCGGACTGTGGGTGCGGGCTCGGAACTGCACCTCCGCGTGAGCGGCGGGGTCGACGTCGACGTGACCGACGTGGCGGGCGTCGAGTCGACGGAGTCGGCCGGCGGCATCCTCCGGGTCGAGTGCTCGGACTCCCGAGCGAAGGCGCGGGTCGTCGCGCGCCTCGCGAACGCCGGCGTGGACGTCCTCGACGTCGACTCCGAGGAGCCCTCGCTGGAGGACGTGTTCACGGCGTACACGACGGACGACGCGCCGGAAGCGGACGGTCGAGACGCCGTCGCGGTCGAGGGGGTGTCGGCGTGA
- a CDS encoding ABC transporter permease subunit produces the protein MTATWADVARKDFEDAARSKLLWGLIAVFVAFLTMALLSAEQLFPDSVTVDAATALAGVAMLAQLFVPGIALVAGYVSVVGERRSGSLRVLLSYPFSRFDVVAGKLVGRGLVTGTALAVGFAAASVLVVALYGAPDPAAFAGFVAAGALVGLTFTGLAVGGSAAAPTRGRARTLTIGSFVGMVFFWKPAAVGLYYAVTGSLPGLRAEPWYFLLKRLNPLEAYRVLAGAALDRRVSEVPNLPLEDVPMTVAAAPERLDLANRLAGEVPFYLADWFSAVVLLVWGTIPVVAGYRWFESADLE, from the coding sequence GTGACGGCGACGTGGGCGGACGTGGCCCGCAAGGACTTCGAGGACGCCGCGCGCTCGAAGCTGCTCTGGGGGCTCATCGCGGTCTTCGTCGCCTTCCTGACGATGGCGCTGCTCTCGGCCGAACAGCTCTTTCCCGACTCGGTGACCGTCGACGCCGCCACGGCACTGGCGGGCGTGGCGATGCTGGCCCAGCTGTTCGTGCCGGGCATCGCGCTGGTCGCCGGCTACGTGTCCGTGGTCGGCGAGCGCCGTTCGGGCAGCCTGCGGGTGCTGCTGAGCTACCCGTTCTCCAGGTTCGACGTCGTCGCCGGCAAGCTCGTCGGGCGAGGGCTCGTCACCGGAACGGCGCTGGCGGTGGGATTCGCCGCGGCGAGCGTCCTCGTCGTGGCGCTGTACGGGGCGCCCGACCCCGCGGCGTTCGCCGGGTTCGTCGCCGCCGGCGCGCTGGTCGGTCTGACGTTCACCGGGCTGGCCGTCGGCGGGTCCGCCGCGGCGCCGACCCGGGGCCGGGCGAGGACGCTCACCATCGGGTCGTTCGTCGGAATGGTGTTCTTCTGGAAGCCGGCCGCCGTCGGGCTCTACTACGCGGTCACCGGGTCGCTGCCCGGTCTGCGCGCCGAGCCGTGGTACTTCCTCCTGAAGCGACTCAATCCCCTGGAGGCGTACCGCGTCCTCGCCGGCGCCGCGCTCGATCGGCGGGTGAGCGAGGTCCCGAATCTGCCCCTGGAAGACGTGCCGATGACCGTCGCGGCCGCGCCCGAGCGACTGGACCTCGCCAACCGGCTCGCCGGCGAGGTCCCGTTCTACCTCGCGGACTGGTTCTCGGCGGTCGTGCTGCTCGTCTGGGGGACGATACCGGTCGTCGCGGGCTACCGGTGGTTCGAGAGCGCCGACCTCGAGTGA
- the radA gene encoding DNA repair and recombination protein RadA, whose product MAADADLEELPGVGPATAEKLRDAGFDSYEGLAVAAPSELSNTADVGDSTASDIVQAAREAADVGGFETGAAVLERREKIGKLKWKIDEVDDLLGGGVETQSITEVYGEFGAGKSQVTHQLAVNVQLPREHGGLGGSAMFVDSEDTFRPERIDDMVRGLPDEAIQAAMDEREIEGTPDDDEAMDALIEDFLDKIHVAKAFNSNHQMLLAEKAQELANETQDDEYPVRLLCVDSLTAHFRAEYVGRGELAERQQKLNKHLHDLDKVGNLHNTAVVVTNQVASNPDSFFGDPTQPIGGNILGHKSTFRIYLRKSKGDKRIVRLVDAPNLADGEAVMRVEDAGLKPE is encoded by the coding sequence ATGGCAGCAGACGCAGACCTCGAAGAACTGCCGGGCGTCGGCCCGGCGACGGCAGAGAAGCTCCGAGACGCAGGATTCGACTCCTACGAGGGCCTCGCGGTCGCGGCCCCGAGCGAGCTCTCGAACACCGCGGACGTGGGCGACTCGACCGCCTCCGACATCGTCCAGGCCGCCCGCGAGGCCGCCGACGTGGGCGGGTTCGAGACCGGCGCGGCCGTGCTGGAGCGCCGCGAGAAGATCGGGAAGCTCAAGTGGAAGATCGACGAGGTCGACGACCTGCTCGGGGGCGGGGTCGAGACCCAGTCGATCACCGAGGTGTACGGCGAGTTCGGCGCCGGCAAGTCCCAGGTCACCCACCAGCTCGCGGTCAACGTCCAGCTCCCCCGCGAACACGGCGGGCTCGGCGGCAGCGCCATGTTCGTCGACTCCGAGGACACGTTCCGTCCCGAGCGCATCGACGACATGGTCCGGGGGCTCCCGGATGAGGCCATCCAGGCCGCGATGGACGAGCGCGAGATCGAGGGGACGCCGGACGACGACGAGGCGATGGACGCCCTCATCGAGGACTTCCTCGACAAGATCCACGTCGCCAAGGCGTTCAACTCCAACCACCAGATGCTGCTGGCCGAGAAGGCCCAGGAGCTCGCCAACGAGACCCAGGACGACGAGTACCCCGTCCGCCTGCTCTGCGTCGACTCGCTGACCGCCCACTTCCGCGCGGAGTACGTCGGCCGGGGCGAGCTCGCCGAGCGCCAGCAGAAGCTCAACAAGCACCTCCACGACCTCGACAAGGTCGGCAACCTCCACAACACCGCGGTCGTCGTCACGAACCAGGTCGCGTCGAACCCCGACTCGTTCTTCGGCGACCCGACCCAGCCCATCGGCGGCAACATCCTGGGCCACAAGTCGACGTTCCGCATCTATCTCCGGAAGTCGAAGGGCGACAAGCGCATCGTCCGGCTCGTCGACGCGCCGAACCTCGCCGACGGCGAGGCCGTCATGCGCGTCGAGGACGCCGGCCTGAAGCCCGAGTAA